One stretch of Ictalurus punctatus breed USDA103 chromosome 5, Coco_2.0, whole genome shotgun sequence DNA includes these proteins:
- the si:ch211-218o21.4 gene encoding uncharacterized protein si:ch211-218o21.4, which yields MQQELWLRAKSQVIASLKAVCAMRAAALHPLPPPPYEHELKNALSSSDGSSLRPTHLRTRMTNGTFINSHGFPHGHNREHADKQNTGESPRNLNNPVKVSRSHQELHRELLMAHRK from the exons ATGCAGCAGGAGCTGTGGCTCAGGGCCAAATCTCAGGTGATCGCCTCCCTGAAAGCAGTGTGTGCAATGAGGGCAGCAGCCTTGCACCCGCTCCCTCCACCACCGTATGAACACGAGCTGAAGAACGCTCTGTCCTCCAGTGATGGCAGCTCACTGAGACCAACACACCTCAGGACACGGATGACAAATGGCACGTTTATCAACAGTCATGGGTTTCCACATGGCCATAACAGAG AACATGCAGATAAACAAAATACTGGTGAGAGTCCAAGGAATCTAAACAACCCAGTGAAGGTCTCGAGGAGCCATCAGGAGCTGCACAGAGAGCTGCTAATGGCCCACAGGAAGTAA